A genomic stretch from Methylorubrum extorquens includes:
- a CDS encoding conserved protein of unknown function (Evidence 4 : Unknown function but conserved in other organisms) — protein sequence MSSGPAPSISTSRFYVVRQTPGTAQYTITDGFDFPYTITDISDGASDNTAVLEASGRDTMQLTSGTGNGSGPATYLGRTVNQGDVFALSGGQTSLLSNNNYPNGTVVTLTTGSTALCFVSGTRIRTSRGDVAVEDLQVGDIAVTASGTLRPIIWIGHREMEAAGAVLPFHQQPVRVRAGAFGQGLPARDLSLSPGHPILVGADADGQGGALVPVMCLINGTTITREPIAGVTYWHVELDAHDILLAEGLPAESYIDGRDRAFFVEASDHALHNPDFVPTGWNGRCRPVAVDGPVVEAERVRLDAVFAGVLSEQCEWDAASAWKTV from the coding sequence ATGTCTTCAGGTCCGGCGCCGTCGATTTCAACATCTAGATTTTACGTCGTCCGGCAGACGCCTGGGACAGCGCAATACACCATCACCGATGGCTTTGATTTCCCTTATACTATCACTGACATTTCAGATGGCGCCAGTGACAACACCGCCGTCCTCGAAGCGAGCGGCAGAGATACCATGCAGCTCACGAGCGGGACCGGCAACGGAAGCGGTCCGGCAACCTATCTCGGTCGGACTGTAAACCAAGGCGACGTCTTCGCCCTCTCAGGTGGCCAAACCTCTCTGCTATCGAATAACAACTATCCCAATGGGACAGTTGTAACACTCACGACAGGATCAACCGCTCTCTGCTTCGTGTCTGGTACGCGGATCCGCACGAGCCGCGGCGACGTGGCCGTCGAGGATCTCCAAGTCGGCGACATCGCAGTGACAGCCTCCGGCACCTTGCGGCCGATCATCTGGATTGGCCACCGCGAGATGGAGGCCGCGGGTGCGGTCCTTCCCTTCCACCAGCAGCCGGTGCGTGTCCGCGCGGGCGCCTTCGGCCAGGGTTTGCCGGCCCGCGACCTCAGCCTCTCGCCGGGCCACCCGATCCTGGTAGGCGCCGATGCCGACGGCCAGGGTGGTGCGCTCGTGCCCGTGATGTGCCTCATCAATGGCACCACGATCACCCGCGAGCCGATCGCCGGCGTTACCTACTGGCACGTGGAACTGGATGCCCACGACATCCTGCTGGCCGAGGGCCTACCGGCGGAGAGTTACATCGACGGCCGCGACCGCGCCTTTTTCGTCGAAGCGTCCGACCACGCTCTACACAATCCGGACTTCGTGCCCACGGGCTGGAACGGCCGCTGCCGTCCCGTCGCGGTCGACGGTCCGGTCGTCGAGGCGGAGCGGGTGCGGCTCGACGCAGTGTTCGCCGGCGTCCTGAGCGAGCAGTGCGAGTGGGATGCTGCGAGCGCTTGGAAGACGGTGTGA
- a CDS encoding transposase of ISMdi14, IS110 family (Evidence 2b : Function from indirect experimental evidences (e.g. phenotypes); Product type e : enzyme), producing the protein MEYFAGLDVSMEETHVCVVDRDGVVTHQAKVASTPADIAQELAKAPACRRVVFETGRMAPMLFHGLADHGVPVVCVESRQAYQALKSLTTHKTDRNDARGLAHLARTGFFKPVHVKSLPAHAVRSLIIARKKLVGQRVTLENQIRGLAVVFGVRLPRALSPAFIEQALRSSEGIAGLSAAMRGLIGARAAVLAAVAAIDADIKRMVRASDACRRLMTIPGVGQLTALAFTAAVDDPERFRRSRDVGPYLGLVPRRYQSGEVDYTGSISKCGDRRVRTLLYEAANVMLTRCRQPLKLKAWALAIAKRSTMRKARIALARRLAIIMHAMLRQGTEFRPA; encoded by the coding sequence ATGGAGTATTTCGCTGGCCTAGATGTCTCGATGGAGGAGACGCACGTCTGCGTGGTCGACCGCGACGGAGTAGTTACCCATCAGGCGAAGGTGGCCTCTACGCCTGCCGACATCGCGCAGGAACTCGCGAAGGCGCCTGCCTGCCGTCGGGTTGTGTTCGAGACAGGCCGGATGGCTCCAATGCTGTTCCACGGCTTGGCCGACCATGGTGTGCCGGTCGTCTGCGTCGAGAGCCGGCAGGCTTACCAAGCCTTGAAGTCGCTTACGACGCACAAGACCGACCGGAACGATGCGCGCGGTCTGGCTCATCTGGCACGAACAGGCTTCTTCAAGCCGGTGCACGTGAAGTCGCTGCCGGCACACGCCGTGAGGTCGTTGATCATCGCGCGCAAGAAGCTGGTCGGCCAGCGGGTCACGCTGGAGAACCAGATCCGCGGTCTTGCCGTCGTGTTCGGGGTGCGGCTACCGCGGGCGCTCAGCCCTGCGTTCATCGAGCAGGCTCTGCGTTCGAGCGAGGGGATCGCTGGACTGTCCGCCGCCATGCGCGGCCTGATCGGAGCACGAGCTGCCGTGCTGGCAGCTGTCGCCGCCATCGATGCAGATATCAAGCGGATGGTCCGAGCCTCAGATGCCTGCCGGCGGTTGATGACGATCCCGGGCGTCGGTCAACTCACCGCGCTCGCTTTCACGGCAGCCGTCGATGATCCTGAGCGCTTCAGGCGCTCCCGCGACGTCGGTCCGTATCTTGGCCTTGTTCCGCGACGCTACCAATCGGGCGAGGTCGACTACACCGGTAGCATCTCGAAGTGCGGCGACCGGCGGGTCAGAACGCTGCTGTACGAAGCCGCCAACGTGATGCTGACGCGCTGCAGGCAGCCCCTGAAGCTGAAGGCTTGGGCTCTGGCCATCGCGAAGCGCTCTACGATGCGCAAGGCCCGCATCGCTCTCGCGCGCCGGCTAGCGATCATCATGCACGCGATGCTGCGGCAGGGCACCGAGTTCCGACCTGCGTAG
- a CDS encoding conserved protein of unknown function (Evidence 4 : Unknown function but conserved in other organisms): MPNSNPTVSELFKAKAITDEQVNAAVEV, translated from the coding sequence ATGCCTAATTCGAATCCGACCGTCAGCGAACTCTTCAAGGCCAAGGCCATCACCGACGAGCAGGTGAACGCGGCGGTAGAGGTGTAA
- a CDS encoding protein of unknown function (Evidence 5 : Unknown function) has protein sequence MRLGWTAPQIFGVHPQHPTLRIDWCGVMVTGGHKAIGIEPSRILFGNVSGYRNTPGAPIGKPIWEFATRR, from the coding sequence GTGCGCTTAGGCTGGACTGCGCCACAGATCTTTGGCGTCCACCCCCAGCACCCCACGTTGCGCATCGACTGGTGCGGGGTGATGGTCACCGGAGGGCATAAGGCGATCGGTATCGAGCCGAGCCGGATCCTGTTCGGCAACGTAAGCGGCTACCGGAACACTCCCGGCGCGCCAATAGGCAAGCCGATTTGGGAGTTCGCTACGAGGCGGTGA